Proteins found in one Pyrus communis chromosome 15, drPyrComm1.1, whole genome shotgun sequence genomic segment:
- the LOC137717379 gene encoding histone-lysine N-methyltransferase ASHH2-like encodes MACGNSILVEGLLCEHVTEQQMGSEILVQSVPEQPSCLEPLLYSDVQHASVPDGAPGLSRNDNVGCVNSGEVIESCKVDRDGLVGECENASDLELRSTLSGEWRLNSCCSTESQSNVNGSNSESDWTCLKEGGPQLEDGSAALVGVCEIPLEVICQTGSSGDGVQQDEQRDDKSFSSLYSKEVMEVTEEKGDIYLEIKNDICEPVSPLHGVEIPSEPAEMEACSSPHKEEKGFNILAGPSLEAAYKESVVSSGIEADLCNRTSPARDVEMHSEVSFACDLVPNCDCKNEQMDDSGVSGLSSLSTERTTEVVEMTSNVDTCTQIFPPQGFERALEDLHMPDLLGSCAQQNDQSSDKIIDGSLVERSIDILKKNSDVMTDVEAVIPMQISSVKVDVHYSKEGPSEIASNCIIENSVSMQSCQTLGIADKSVSRLSTDMVVVMKSNINEILPPEGCQGAFEGSHVSDSPSVCTQENGLRNDKVIDFASSERVTEFLEQKSDATTNMKFEIGTQISLMEEKVSNLKECSCGLSPYSIHEKSVSLKLFQSFDTVNNGSSESVDVPDKNDSPGNVDSSISFDRSGEKYHEGNDNVKVGCFAKTKCPDIVALSSRRSGRSRKTRTKRAPRKGRSASKDLQPLGSLDTVFKAAGRKRSCLSKPARSSVWGLLGSVTQSFEESNRLEVSQGKNQGSQKRSGQRNQSGAGGNSQGSRGTSRASTNRVRLKVKVGKDVCKSSLYITVSEVVDTSASANSVKKGNGNEGNWRNATVGEDRTYLDAPVMDVNLANKDLESVVLTENSAEDVIDNFCGVPSHSVAVSSGGSVGTSFTDPGTSPDSEIINMVPDADVEARPLEDSHGNVLTSDNVFAASGDFKRGNKKHKVPHAKNCVWEGDKLYSASMNKEMQSEQDGCRQSQDFSPSEILTSYTCANASSNSSSEKESSLEALRLSGEIDHGISRDVLRVELGADNLDVGLGLPKSQSSKSKGLKPPKGRSRGCDSASKKGNAHRLTENRKKSANKKKVMMKADGDQVSCKVESLLESGDHLADNNRKTDSVNDAECIGVPNLDMVPVDLDKHYLLPRNAWVLCDDCHKWRRIPAELADVIDEQKCTWTCKDNKDEAFADCSIPQEKSNSEINAELDISDASGDENASGTRSKYKELECRRPTVSQQNVASIKTNQFLHRGRKTQNIDEIMVCHCKPPSDGQLGCGDDCLNRMLNIECVRGACPCRDLCSNQQFQKRRYAKLEKFRSGKKGFGLRLLEDIFKGHFLIEYVGEVLDTNAYEARQKQYAVKGHRHFYFMTLNGSEVIDACAKGNLGRFINHSCDPNCRTEKWMVNGEICIGLFALRDIKKGEEVTFDYNYVRVFGAAAKKCHCGSSVCRGYIGGDLLDTEVIVQDDSDEEYMEPVMIPEDAVSEDRSDNTLPANKVIDDSIIAIGELEYTTQKEESVNRSDSLVYHIHSPLELKHSRQKLPSSVQPVEASQQTEDVASIPMPVIEQEIFGEKENTEKSSNSFERLETTTTKVLSKSSSDGDRKSKSGTIEAGQVPSKVRSNVKTSKSSSFVKKSKVKITPNGNKIQVTATKSHVLSIKPKQLTEGSVEEKLNELLDGEGGINKRKDSTKGYLKLLILTAVSGDSGSGEVIQSNRDLSMILDALLKTKSRMVLIDVINKNGLRMLHNVMKKYREDFKKIPILRKLLKVLEYLAMKQILTSDHITGGPPCAGMESFMESMLSLTEHEDRQVHQIARNFRDKWIPRPFRRHGYVDRIDSKMEFNRGSDCNRFSASLDNWRDQSGRSTEAIDSAKQSMVSTTSVSTGVQEVSSAPCLGGCPTSETKVRKRKSRWDQQADPDSSLLQNKEQKSESGLCRQLAPSPSPGIGEMALPLERVSGEDGTCSSSVHGNCQQNDGTEINLDDIPPGFDAPAISSIASSSLCPLRCAAPAVGHPQEKFVSHLPVSYGIPVSVMQQYGTLQAETVETWTVAPGIPFHPFPPLPSFPRQKKGPSPSHTVNHVAVSQPAEGKHDRCVPATSLSNESIPGTTGANQAEYSIPCANNQYTSKRPRGFSNDLGRRYFKQQKYWNNNNNTKFGLPSFGDRNGLGCNGNNSGGRTNGGIGVGNVANEHRSSYYANVNQHPQHH; translated from the exons ATGGCTTGTGGAAATTCGATTTTAGTCGAGGGTCTTTTGTGTGAGCATGTCACCGAGCAGCAGATGGGCTCAGAGATCTTGGTGCAATCTGTTCCTGAGCAGCCGTCCTGCTTAGAGCCTTTACTTTATTCAGATGTTCAACATGCCAGTGTACCAGATGGGGCTCCGGGATTGTCTAGGAATGACAATGTTGGTTGTGTGAACTCTGGTGAGGTTATAGAGTCGTGCAAGGTTGATAGAGATGGTTTGGTGGGTGAGTGTGAGAATGCCAGTGATTTGGAATTGCGAAGTACATTGAGCGGAGAATGGAGGCTCAATAGCTGTTGCTCGACTGAGAGTCAGAGTAATGTTAACGGTTCCAATAGCGAAAGTGACTGGACGTGCTTGAAGGAAGGTGGGCCTCAACTTGAGGATGGATCTGCTGCTTTAGTTGGGGTCTGTGAAATCCCTTTGGAAGTCATATGTCAGACTGGTTCATCAGGAGATGGTGTCCAACAGGATGAGCAGAGAGATGATAAGAGTTTTAGTTCTCTTTATTCTAAAGAGGTTATGGAAGTTACGGAAGAGAAAGGTGACATTTATCTTGAGATAAAGAATGATATCTGTGAACCAGTATCTCCTTTGCATGGTGTTGAAATTCCCTCAGAACCAGCAGAAATGGAGGCTTGCAGTAGTCCCCATAAAGAAGAGAAGGGTTTCAACATCTTAGCTGGTCCCTCTTTGGAAGCTGCGTATAAGGAGAGTGTTGTTTCCAGTGGGATAGAAGCTGATTTGTGCAACAGGACATCACCTGCACGAGATGTTGAAATGCATTCAGAAGTATCATTTGCATGTGATTTAGTGCCTAATTGTGACTGTAAGAATGAGCAGATGGACGATAGTGGTGTTAGTGGTCTGAGCAGCCTCTCTACTGAAAGAACTACAGAGGTTGTTGAGATGACAAGTAATGTTGATACATGCACTCAAATATTTCCTCCGCAAGGTTTTGAGAGGGCCTTGGAAGATTTACATATGCCTGATTTACTGGGTAGTTGTGCCCAACAGAATGATCAGAGTAGTGATAAAATTATTGACGGTTCCTTGGTAGAAAGATCTATAGACATTCTGAAAAAAAACAGTGATGTAATGACAGATGTAGAGGCTGTAATTCCCATGCAAATATCTTCTGTAAAAGTTGATGTCCACTATTCTAAGGAAGGTCCCTCCGAAATAGCTTCCAACTGCATTATTGAGAACTCTGTTTCTATGCAGTCATGTCAAACCTTAGGGATTGCCGATAAAAGTGTCAGTAGGCTCTCTACTGATATGGTGGTTGTTATGAAAAGCAATATTAATGAAATATTGCCTCCAGAGGGTTGCCAGGGGGCCTTTGAAGGTTCACATGTGTCAGATTCACCGAGTGTTTGCACTCAAGAGAATGGCCTGAGGAACGATAAGGTTATTGATTTTGCGTCTTCTGAAAGGGTAACAGAATTTTTGGAACAGAAAAGTGATGCTACAACCAACATGAAGTTTGAAATTGGCACCCAGATATCACTAATGGAGGAAAAGGTCTCCAATCTGAAGGAATGTTCTTGTGGACTATCCCCCTACAGTATTCATGAGAAGTCTGTTTCTCTGAAATTGTTTCAATCTTTTGATACTGTCAACAATGGCTCTTCTGAGAGTGTGGATGTGCCAGATAAGAATGATTCCCCTGGTAATGTTGATTCTAGCATTTCATTTGACCGTTCTGGAGAGAAATACCATGAAGGAAATGATAATGTCAAAGTTGGTTGTTTTGCTAAAACCAAATGTCCTGACATTGTAGCATTGTCTTCTCGAAGGAGTGGCCGAAGTCGCAAGACTCGGACAAAAAGGGCCCCAAGGAAAGGCAGAAGCGCATCTAAAGATTTGCAACCACTTGGAAGCCTTGACACTGTCTTCAAGGCTGCTGGAAGGAAGAGAAGCTGCCTTTCCAAACCAGCTCGTTCTTCTGTATGGGGACTATTAGGGAGTGTAACACAATCTTTTGAAGAGAGTAACAGGCTTGAGGTCAGTCAAGGTAAGAATCAAGGATCACAGAAACGGAGTGGACAACGGAATCAGAGTGGTGCTGGTGGAAATTCACAAGGGTCTAGGGGTACAAGCCGTGCTTCAACTAATCGTGTTCGCTTGAAGGTTAAAGTGGGGAAAGATGTCTGTAAAAGTTCTCTCTACATCACAGTATCTGAGGTTGTTGATACCTCAGCATCAGCAAATTCTGTTAAAAAAGGGAATGGCAATGAGGGTAATTGGAGAAATGCAACTGTTGGGGAGGATAGAACTTATCTGGATGCTCCTGTTATGGATGTTAATCTGGCTAATAAGGACTTGGAGAGTGTTGTTCTCACAGAGAATTCAGCTGAAGATGTTATTGATAATTTTTGTGGGGTTCCATCTCATTCAGTTGCTGTATCTTCAGGAGGATCAGTTGGGACTAGCTTTACAGATCCTGGAACTTCACCTGATTCGGAAATTATCAATATGGTTCCAGATGCAGATGTTGAGGCAAGACCGCTAGAAGATTCTCATGGTAATGTTTTAACTTCTGACAATGTTTTTGCTGCTTCTGGAGACTTTAAGAGAGGAAATAAGAAGCATAAAGTCCCTCATGCGAAAAATTGTGTTTGGGAAGGTGATAAACTGTATTCAGCAAGCATGAATAAAGAAATGCAATCAGAACAAGATGGGTGCAGGCAGAGTCAGGATTTTTCCCCTAGTGAGATACTCACTTCATACACCTGTGCAAATGCTTCAAGCAACTCATCAAGTGAAAAGGAATCATCTTTGGAAGCACTGCGCTTGTCAGGAGAAATTGACCATGGAATTTCTAGAGATGTTCTTAGAGTGGAACTGGGTGCAGATAATCTTGATGTGGGCTTAGGATTACCAAAATCACAATCCTCAAAATCTAAGGGACTGAAGCCTCCCAAGGGCAGGTCCAGAGGCTGTGACTCAGCAAGCAAGAAGGGTAATGCTCATAGACTGACGGAAAACAGGAAAAAGTCTGCTAACAAGAAGAAAGTCATGATGAAGGCTGATGGGGATCAGGTTTCATGCAAAGTGGAAAGTCTCCTAGAATCAG GAGATCACTTAGCGGACAACAATAGGAAAACCGACTCTGTTAATGATGCTGAATGCATAGGTGTTCCTAACTTGGACATGGTACCTGTTGACTTAGATAAGCATTATTTACTACCTCGTAATGCTTGGGTGCTCTGTGATGATTGTCATAAATGGAGGCGTATACCAGCTGAACTTGCAGATGTTATAGATGAACAAAAGTGCACATG GACCTGTAAAGATAACAAGGATGAAGCCTTTGCTGATTGCTCAATCCCTCAAGAGAAGTCAAATTCTGAGATTAACGCAGAGTTGGATATATCAGATGCCTCAGGTGATGAAAATGCATCCGGCACCCGATCAAAGTACAAAGAATTGGAATGTCGGCGTCCAACAG TTTCTCAACAGAATGTTGCAAGCATAAAAACTAATCAGTTCCTTCACCGTGGCCGTAAAACTCAGAATATTGACGAG ATAATGGTTTGCCATTGCAAACCACCTTCAGATGGCCAGTTGGGTTGTGGAGATGATTGCCTGAATCGAATGCTTAATATTGAATGTGTTCGAGGAGCCTGTCCATGTAGAGACCTTTGTTCAAATCAGcag TTCCAAAAACGCCGATATGCCAAACTAGAGAAGTTTCGAAGTGGAAAGAAGGGTTTCGGGCTCAGGTTGCTCGAGGATATATTTAAAGGGCATTTTCTTATTGAATATGTTGGAGAG GTGCTTGATACAAATGCTTATGAGGCACGACAAAAACAGTATGCTGTGAAGGGTCACAGACATTTCTACTTCATGACATTGAATGGCAGTGAG GTAAtagatgcatgtgcaaagggAAATTTGGGGCGTTTCATTAACCATAGTTGTGATCCTAATTGTCGCACAGAAAAG TGGATGGTGAATGGAGAGATTTGTATAGGACTATTTGCATTGAGAGATATAAAGAAG GGTGAAGAGGTTACATTTGACTACAACTATGTAAGGGTTTTCGGAGCTGCTGCCAAAAAATGTCATTGTGGTTCATCTGTATGTCGGGGTTACATAGGTGGTGATCTTCTTGATACTGAAGTCATTGTTCAAGATGATTCAGATGAAGAATATATGGAGCCCGTGATGATTCCAGAAGATGCTGTATCTGAAGATAGGTCTGACAATACGTTGCCTGCAAATAAAGTAATTGATGATTCAATAATTGCTATTGGGGAATTGGAGTATACCACACAAAAAGAGGAGTCTGTGAATCGATCTGATTCACTTGTTTATCACATACACTCTCCATTGGAATTGAAGCACTCAAGACAGAAATTACCATCTTCTGTCCAACCAGTTGAGGCTTCCCAACAAACAGAAGATGTAGCTAGTATACCCATGCCTGTTATTGAGCAGGAAATTTTTGGAGAAAAGGAGAATACAGAAAAATCCTCAAATTCCTTTGAAAGACTAGAGACTACTACGACAAAAGTGCTTAGCAAATCATCATCTGATGGTGACAGGAAGTCCAAGTCTGGTACTATTGAAGCTGGACAGGTTCCTTCCAAAGTGCGTTCTAATGTGAAAACTTCCAAATCATCCAGTTTTGTGAAGAAAAGCAAAGTGAAGATTACCCCAAATGGTAACAAAATTCAAGTGACAGCCACCAAATCTCACGTGCTATCTATCAAGCCCAAACAATTAACAGAAGGTTCAG TTGAGGAGAAGCTTAACGAGCTGTTGGATGGCGAAGGAGGGATAAATAAACGGAAA GATTCCACTAAAGGCTACTTGAAGCTTCTGATCCTTACTGCAGTATCAGGTGATAGTGGCAGTGGGGAAGTAATTCAGAG CAATCGAGATCTTTCTATGATCCTTGATGCGCTTTTGAAAACAAAGTCACGGATGGTTTTGATTGatgtaataaataaaaatg GTTTGAGAATGCTGCACAATGTAATGAAAAAATACAGAGAAGACTTCAAAAAGATACCAATCCTCCGGAAGCTTCTGAAG GTCCTAGAGTATTTAGCTATGAAACAGATACTTACATCGGATCATATTACCGGAGGTCCTCCCTGTGCTGGAATGGAGAG CTTTATGGAGTCAATGCTGTCACTGACGGAACACGAAGACAGACAG GTCCACCAAATAGCACGGAATTTTCGAGACAAGTGGATTCCCAGACCTTTCAGAAGACATGGCTATGTAGACAGGATTGATAGCAAGATGGAATTTAACAGAGGTTCAGACTGCAATAGATTTTCTGCATCACTTGATAATTGGCGTGATCAAAGTGGAAGGTCTACTGAAGCTATAGATAGTGCCAAACAATCAATGGTCTCAACAACTTCTGTGAGTACAGGTGTCCAGGAGGTCTCTTCCGCACCTTGTTTGGGTGGTTGCCCTACCAGTGAGACAAAAGTTCGCAAGCGTAAAAGCCGATGGGATCAACAGGCAGACCCAGATTCAAGTTTACTTCAGAACAAAGAACAGAAGAGTGAGTCTGGATTGTGTAGACAGTTAGCACCTAGTCCATCTCCTGGGATAGGTGAAATGGCATTGCCTCTGGAGAGGGTGAgtggagaagatggaacttGTTCCAGCAGTGTGCATGGTAACTGTCAGCAAAATGATGGAACAGAGATAAACCTTGACGATATTCCTCCTGGGTTTGATGCCCCTGCGATTTCATCTATTGCTTCATCATCACTTTGTCCCTTGAGGTGTGCTGCCCCAGCGGTAGGGCATCCACAGGAGAAATTTGTTTCTCACTTGCCCGTCTCATACGGAATTCCCGTATCTGTCATGCAGCAATATGGGACACTCCAAGCTGAAACTGTAGAGACATGGACTGTTGCTCCTGGGATACCTTTTCATCCTTTTCCACCATTGCCCTCGTTTCCCCGTCAGAAGAAAGGCCCTTCACCTTCTCATACCGTCAATCATGTGGCAGTTAGTCAGCCTGCGGAAGGAAAACATGACAGGTGCGTTCCTGCAACATCTCTCTCTAATGAAAGCATTCCTGGCACAACCGGTGCCAATCAGGCAGAGTATAGCATTCCATGTGCAAACAACCAATATACATCTAAGCGACCGAGAGGATTCTCAAATGATTTGGGAAGGAGATACTTTAAGCAGCAGAAGTACtggaataataataataatacaaaatttGGACTGCCATCTTTCGGCGACAGAAATGGGTTGGGGTGCAACGGAAACAACTCTGGAGGTAGAACAAACGGCGGCATAGGTGTAGGAAATGTAGCGAATGAGCATAGGAGTTCATATTATGCCAATGTCAATCAGCATCCACAACACCATTAA